The following proteins come from a genomic window of Rhizobium sp. 007:
- a CDS encoding sugar ABC transporter ATP-binding protein, with protein MSSEKLLEVRSITKEFGGTRALTQVSLDLHPGEILALLGENGAGKSTLIKTLAGIYRPDGGDIQFRGEPYVHRPPKPNERQPLAFIHQDLGLIEWMTVGENVGLAQGFSMRSRLIDWKRTEERAREALNLVGCDFDPSTRVQDLTRTEKSLVAIARALAVEADVLVLDEPTASLPADEVERLFHAIRPLKARGVAMIYVSHRLDEIFRIADRVAVLRDGRLVGQKPVAQTTPDELIEMIVGRKTDQLFAKATSNPGETIVSIRDLACRSAGPVSFDIRKGELLGLVGLRGAGQELIGRALFGCEAFSGAVDVGGEVPDLSSPVAAMRSGIGLIARDRTEESVAMSLSLRENTFLNPAASGRRLLSFLSPFKEASLARTIGESVGLRPNDQSLPIEALSGGNQQKVVVGRWLATGRKLLIAEDPTAGVDVGAKADIYRLIARALEAGLAVVVVSTDFEEIAHICHRALVFSRGRIVRELQGADLTTSAVIAAASASEAA; from the coding sequence ATGTCGAGCGAAAAACTGCTGGAGGTTCGCTCCATCACCAAGGAGTTCGGCGGCACTCGGGCCTTGACGCAGGTATCGCTGGATTTGCATCCGGGGGAGATCCTGGCGCTTCTTGGAGAAAACGGCGCGGGCAAATCGACACTCATCAAGACCTTGGCCGGCATCTACAGGCCGGACGGCGGCGATATTCAGTTCCGTGGTGAACCCTATGTCCATCGGCCGCCAAAGCCTAACGAACGTCAGCCTCTCGCCTTTATCCACCAGGACCTTGGCCTGATCGAATGGATGACGGTGGGCGAAAATGTCGGATTGGCGCAGGGTTTCTCCATGCGTTCGCGCCTGATCGACTGGAAGCGAACGGAGGAGCGGGCCAGGGAGGCGCTGAATCTCGTCGGCTGCGACTTTGATCCGTCGACGCGTGTCCAGGATCTCACCCGTACCGAAAAGTCGCTTGTGGCGATTGCCCGCGCGCTCGCCGTGGAAGCGGACGTGCTTGTTCTTGACGAGCCGACCGCCAGCCTTCCGGCTGATGAGGTGGAGCGTCTCTTCCATGCTATCCGTCCGCTGAAAGCGCGAGGGGTGGCGATGATCTACGTGTCGCATCGGCTCGATGAGATTTTCCGCATCGCCGACCGGGTCGCGGTCTTGCGCGACGGACGCCTCGTTGGCCAGAAGCCGGTGGCACAGACGACGCCGGACGAATTGATTGAAATGATCGTCGGCCGCAAGACGGACCAACTCTTCGCCAAAGCGACAAGCAATCCGGGCGAGACGATCGTCAGCATTCGGGATCTTGCCTGCCGCAGCGCCGGACCTGTCTCCTTTGATATCCGGAAAGGAGAGCTGCTTGGGTTGGTTGGCTTGCGCGGCGCCGGTCAGGAACTGATCGGTCGGGCCCTTTTTGGCTGCGAAGCTTTTTCCGGCGCAGTAGATGTCGGTGGGGAGGTACCGGACCTGTCGAGCCCGGTCGCTGCAATGAGGTCCGGCATAGGCCTGATTGCGCGCGACCGCACCGAAGAATCCGTTGCCATGTCGCTGTCGCTTCGGGAAAACACCTTCCTCAATCCGGCAGCGTCCGGACGCAGGCTCCTTTCTTTCCTGTCGCCGTTTAAAGAAGCGTCCCTGGCGCGCACGATCGGCGAGAGTGTCGGATTGAGGCCGAACGACCAGAGCCTGCCGATCGAGGCGCTATCGGGAGGCAACCAGCAGAAGGTGGTTGTCGGCCGCTGGCTTGCAACTGGCCGCAAGCTCCTGATCGCCGAGGATCCGACCGCAGGCGTCGATGTCGGCGCCAAGGCCGACATCTATCGGCTGATCGCCCGTGCGCTTGAGGCGGGTCTGGCTGTCGTCGTCGTGTCGACGGATTTCGAGGAAATCGCACATATCTGCCATCGTGCCTTGGTGTTTTCACGCGGACGGATTGTACGTGAATTGCAAGGTGCGGATTTAACCACATCGGCGGTGATCGCTGCCGCGTCGGCTTCAGAGGCCGCTTGA
- the atzF gene encoding allophanate hydrolase has product MLPTILDLASLQSAYAAGLSPLDLVEQVIARSRAADDPAIFITQTPDDDLRAAARDLMARAPEPNSLPLWGIPFAVKDNIDVAGLPTTAACPAFAYRPEQDATVVARLTTAGALVIGKTNLDQFATGLNGTRSPHGAPRSVFDRNYVSGGSSSGSAVAVASGLASFALGTDTAGSGRVPAAFNNLVGIKPTPGLVPNVGVVPACRSVDVVTVFAATVGDGVAIRKVMEGYDAADPFSRKAVPASLPASGLRIGVLDGAEREFFSNKDVEGLYDAAIERARALGGTIVPFDYAPFRQAAELLYNGPWIAERLAAVKDFLATNAGDFDPTVRTIIEGAKAYDAVAAFEGRYKLEALRQKTRQEWQKADILMLPTSPTTYTVEQMMADPIVKNGHFGRYTNFVNLLDCAAIAVPAGFDADGHLPAGVTLIGPAFTDDALAPLADAMHRTLNMGMGKDRAAVIPEVSHVPQADDCSVPIAVVGAHLTGMPLNSELTGGGGRLVKTCRTAGDYRLFVLPNTAPPKPGLVRQPGYQGKGLEVEVWALPPEAFGRFVQNIPGPLGIGKLVLDDGSSVSGFICEAYAVDGAHEITELGGWRHYMRMKTETEEKDRG; this is encoded by the coding sequence TCGTCGAGCAGGTGATCGCCCGAAGCAGAGCTGCCGATGATCCGGCGATCTTCATCACACAGACCCCCGACGATGATTTACGCGCCGCCGCCAGGGATCTGATGGCCCGCGCTCCCGAGCCAAACAGTCTCCCGCTCTGGGGCATCCCCTTCGCGGTCAAGGACAATATCGATGTTGCCGGCTTGCCGACGACGGCGGCCTGCCCGGCCTTTGCTTATCGCCCCGAGCAGGACGCGACGGTGGTGGCGCGGCTGACAACCGCCGGCGCGTTGGTGATCGGCAAGACCAATCTCGACCAGTTCGCCACCGGCCTCAACGGCACGCGGTCGCCCCACGGCGCGCCGCGCTCGGTCTTCGACAGAAATTATGTGTCGGGCGGCTCGAGTTCCGGGTCGGCCGTAGCCGTTGCTTCGGGCCTGGCGAGCTTCGCGCTCGGCACCGATACGGCCGGTTCCGGCCGCGTGCCGGCAGCCTTCAACAACCTGGTCGGCATCAAGCCGACGCCGGGGCTCGTGCCGAATGTCGGCGTGGTTCCCGCCTGCCGCAGCGTCGATGTCGTCACCGTCTTTGCCGCGACGGTCGGCGACGGCGTTGCGATCCGCAAAGTGATGGAGGGTTATGACGCCGCCGACCCCTTCTCACGCAAGGCAGTTCCCGCCAGCCTGCCCGCCTCCGGCCTGAGAATCGGCGTGCTCGACGGAGCCGAACGGGAATTCTTCAGCAACAAGGATGTCGAAGGCCTCTATGATGCGGCCATCGAAAGGGCGCGTGCTCTCGGTGGCACCATCGTTCCTTTCGATTATGCCCCGTTCCGGCAGGCGGCCGAATTGCTGTATAACGGCCCCTGGATCGCCGAACGGCTGGCCGCGGTGAAGGATTTTCTCGCGACGAATGCCGGTGATTTTGATCCGACGGTGCGCACTATCATCGAGGGTGCGAAAGCCTATGATGCCGTTGCCGCCTTCGAGGGCAGATACAAGCTCGAAGCGCTCCGGCAGAAGACCAGGCAGGAATGGCAAAAGGCGGATATTTTGATGCTGCCGACCTCGCCGACTACTTATACGGTCGAGCAGATGATGGCGGATCCGATTGTCAAAAACGGTCATTTCGGCCGGTACACCAACTTCGTCAACCTGCTCGATTGCGCGGCGATCGCCGTCCCAGCCGGATTTGATGCGGACGGCCACCTGCCGGCCGGTGTGACGCTGATCGGCCCGGCCTTTACCGACGACGCTCTCGCCCCTTTAGCCGACGCCATGCACCGGACCTTGAACATGGGGATGGGTAAGGACCGCGCGGCCGTCATCCCCGAGGTAAGCCACGTGCCGCAGGCCGATGATTGCTCGGTGCCGATCGCTGTCGTCGGGGCACATCTGACTGGCATGCCGCTCAATTCCGAGCTCACGGGAGGAGGTGGGCGCCTTGTCAAAACTTGCCGGACTGCAGGTGACTACCGGCTATTTGTCCTTCCGAATACAGCCCCGCCAAAACCCGGCCTGGTGCGCCAACCTGGGTATCAGGGAAAAGGCCTCGAAGTCGAAGTCTGGGCGCTGCCTCCGGAAGCCTTTGGTCGCTTCGTGCAGAATATCCCCGGACCGCTCGGCATCGGCAAGCTTGTTCTCGATGATGGCTCCAGCGTCTCAGGATTTATCTGCGAAGCCTATGCCGTCGATGGTGCGCACGAGATTACCGAACTCGGCGGCTGGCGACACTACATGCGAATGAAGACCGAAACAGAGGAAAAGGACAGAGGATGA
- the htpG gene encoding molecular chaperone HtpG: MTTTATHNTAENHIFEADVARLLHMMVHSVYSDKDVFLRELISNAADASEKLRFEAIATPTMLANDPDSRITLSLDEEKRRLVVEDNGIGMSRDELIEALGTIARSGTRAFMERIEANKTGESAQLIGQFGVGFYSCFMVAERVDVVSRRAGADEAWLWSSDGRGSYSVSPVDVVDAPPRGTRITLHLMEDAKTYTSRWSVERIVKEQSGHVPVPITIIEKPGAEPIQLTDGTALWTRSKSDISTEEYTDFYRGISGQYDEPAVTVHFRAEGRHEYTALAFVPGSQPFDMFDPDRKGRMKLYVKRVFITDDTELMPRYLRFVRGLIDTADLPLNVSREMIQASPILAAIRKGVTSRVVAAIEKLAETDADAFIKFWENFGSVVKEGIYEDFERRSQLIALSRFRTTASSDGYRSLADYVKDAKQDQSAIYYLTGNNLDQLKASPQLEGFRARGIEVLLLTDSIDSFWVMNAPEFEGRTFKSITQGAADLAQFATSNDEAATKSETSADLESFIAFARETLADQVSDVRASDRLTESAVCLVASEQGYDRQMEKILQGAGRLQSAAKPILEINLEHPLVKGIAAKDDGSSLREDAALLLLDQARILDGDRPVDPRAFAERLTRVFQRALQS; the protein is encoded by the coding sequence ATGACGACGACCGCCACGCACAACACTGCCGAAAACCACATCTTCGAAGCCGATGTGGCGCGCCTTCTGCATATGATGGTGCATTCGGTCTATTCGGATAAGGATGTCTTTCTGCGTGAACTGATCTCGAACGCCGCCGATGCGTCCGAGAAGCTGCGGTTCGAGGCGATTGCCACACCCACAATGCTTGCAAACGATCCGGACAGCCGGATCACGCTATCGCTCGACGAGGAAAAGCGCCGGTTGGTCGTCGAGGACAACGGAATTGGTATGAGCCGTGACGAATTGATCGAGGCGCTCGGCACCATTGCCCGCTCGGGAACCCGTGCCTTCATGGAGCGCATTGAGGCCAACAAGACCGGGGAGAGCGCACAACTGATCGGACAGTTCGGTGTCGGCTTCTATTCATGCTTCATGGTTGCCGAACGCGTCGACGTGGTTTCCCGGCGTGCGGGCGCCGATGAGGCTTGGTTGTGGTCGTCTGATGGTCGGGGCAGCTATAGCGTCAGCCCCGTGGACGTGGTGGATGCTCCGCCGCGTGGCACGCGTATCACTTTGCATTTGATGGAGGACGCCAAGACCTACACATCCCGTTGGTCGGTCGAGCGGATCGTCAAGGAGCAATCCGGCCACGTTCCCGTGCCGATCACGATCATTGAAAAGCCGGGCGCCGAACCGATCCAGCTCACCGACGGTACGGCTCTTTGGACTCGTTCGAAAAGTGACATTTCGACCGAAGAGTATACGGATTTCTACCGCGGAATTTCCGGACAGTACGACGAGCCTGCCGTGACTGTTCATTTCCGGGCCGAAGGACGGCATGAGTATACTGCACTAGCCTTTGTTCCGGGATCGCAGCCGTTCGACATGTTTGATCCTGACCGCAAGGGCCGGATGAAGCTTTATGTAAAGCGTGTCTTCATCACCGATGACACCGAACTCATGCCGCGTTATCTTCGCTTTGTGAGAGGCCTGATCGATACCGCAGACCTTCCCCTCAACGTTTCGCGCGAGATGATCCAGGCGAGCCCCATTCTGGCGGCGATCAGGAAGGGCGTCACCAGCAGGGTCGTAGCAGCAATCGAAAAACTCGCCGAGACCGATGCGGACGCCTTCATCAAGTTTTGGGAGAATTTCGGTTCAGTCGTTAAGGAAGGCATTTACGAGGATTTCGAACGCCGCTCGCAGCTGATTGCCCTATCGCGCTTTAGAACCACGGCCTCGAGTGACGGGTATCGCTCTCTGGCAGATTATGTGAAAGATGCCAAACAGGATCAGAGCGCAATTTATTATTTGACCGGCAACAATCTGGATCAGCTGAAGGCATCGCCGCAGCTAGAAGGATTTCGCGCTCGCGGCATTGAGGTCCTGCTGTTGACCGACTCCATCGACAGCTTCTGGGTGATGAATGCCCCCGAATTCGAAGGAAGGACCTTCAAATCGATCACGCAAGGGGCAGCTGACCTGGCGCAGTTCGCCACGTCCAATGACGAAGCAGCCACGAAGAGCGAAACGTCGGCGGATCTCGAGAGCTTCATCGCCTTTGCCCGCGAGACGCTCGCAGACCAGGTGTCGGATGTTCGTGCCTCCGATCGACTGACGGAAAGTGCGGTTTGCCTTGTCGCATCTGAGCAAGGCTACGACCGCCAGATGGAAAAGATACTGCAGGGCGCAGGGCGGCTCCAGTCGGCTGCAAAGCCCATCCTGGAGATCAATCTCGAGCATCCGCTGGTGAAGGGAATTGCTGCCAAAGACGACGGCTCTTCGCTAAGGGAGGATGCAGCATTGCTCCTGCTTGACCAAGCACGGATCCTTGATGGCGACAGACCCGTCGATCCCCGTGCCTTTGCCGAGAGACTGACACGGGTATTCCAAAGAGCGTTGCAATCTTGA
- a CDS encoding ABC transporter permease, with protein MQSIESTALEPTRAELAGLSYTQKLLRFLPVYGLVILTLLLIVLFSLLLPQTFPTVLNLRSIVSDKAIIALLSLAAMIPMAGGRIDLTVGYGIVLWHILAISLQTVFGVPWPVAVVIVLALGAITGFLNGLLVEVARIDSFIATLGTGTVLYALALWHTGGRQVVGVLPEGFYSLNGTMVFGLPITGFYVLLLAVALWLILEYLPIGRYIYAIGANPKAAALNGIPVRRFVIAAFVSSGTLAALAGVLLASKLRIGQASVGLEYLLPALVGAFLGSTTIKPGRVNVWGTMTGVIILAVGISGIQQFGGSFFVEPLFNGITLLVAIGIAGYAQRKRGAVGKTAATNPASANPPKN; from the coding sequence ATGCAGTCGATCGAATCCACCGCCCTTGAGCCGACCCGAGCCGAACTGGCGGGCCTCAGCTATACGCAGAAGCTCCTGCGGTTCCTGCCGGTTTACGGCCTGGTCATCCTTACTTTGCTGCTTATCGTGCTGTTTTCGCTTCTCCTGCCGCAGACCTTTCCGACGGTTCTCAATCTTCGCTCGATCGTCTCCGACAAGGCGATCATCGCTCTCCTGTCGCTGGCGGCCATGATCCCGATGGCTGGCGGCCGCATCGATCTTACGGTCGGCTACGGCATCGTGCTCTGGCACATTCTTGCGATCAGCCTGCAAACCGTGTTCGGCGTGCCTTGGCCGGTCGCAGTCGTCATCGTGCTTGCGCTCGGTGCTATCACCGGCTTCCTCAACGGTCTTCTGGTGGAGGTCGCACGCATCGACTCGTTCATTGCGACGCTCGGCACCGGCACGGTCCTCTACGCGCTGGCACTCTGGCACACCGGCGGGCGCCAGGTCGTTGGCGTCTTGCCGGAGGGTTTTTACTCGTTGAACGGCACCATGGTATTCGGCCTGCCGATCACCGGCTTTTATGTGCTGCTGCTTGCCGTTGCGCTCTGGCTTATTCTCGAATATCTGCCGATTGGCCGCTATATCTATGCGATCGGCGCCAATCCGAAAGCGGCAGCGCTGAACGGCATTCCGGTCCGCCGCTTTGTCATCGCCGCTTTTGTCTCCTCGGGCACCCTTGCTGCGCTTGCAGGCGTCCTGCTCGCCTCTAAGCTGCGCATCGGCCAGGCCAGTGTTGGCCTCGAGTACCTGCTGCCGGCGCTCGTCGGTGCCTTTCTCGGCTCAACCACCATCAAGCCTGGACGCGTCAATGTCTGGGGCACGATGACCGGTGTCATCATTCTTGCCGTCGGCATTTCCGGCATCCAGCAATTCGGTGGCTCGTTCTTCGTCGAACCACTCTTCAACGGCATCACCCTGCTCGTGGCCATCGGCATCGCCGGTTATGCGCAGAGGAAACGGGGTGCAGTTGGAAAAACGGCAGCCACCAATCCGGCATCTGCAAACCCACCGAAAAACTGA
- a CDS encoding 4-oxalocrotonate tautomerase family protein produces MPFVNIKTPEGALNRAQKQEIVHRTTNMLVEYFSEAARPHTMVVIEEVKDGGYGRADEIFILPDVYRSKENSYVAHSRRTCRPPEM; encoded by the coding sequence ATGCCATTCGTGAACATCAAGACGCCGGAAGGCGCGCTGAACCGCGCCCAGAAGCAGGAGATCGTGCACCGCACGACGAACATGCTCGTCGAGTATTTTTCAGAGGCCGCAAGGCCGCACACCATGGTAGTAATCGAGGAGGTGAAGGACGGCGGTTACGGCCGCGCCGATGAGATCTTTATCCTGCCGGACGTCTATCGCAGCAAAGAAAACAGTTACGTGGCCCATTCCCGGCGGACATGCCGTCCGCCGGAAATGTGA